Sequence from the Osmerus eperlanus chromosome 23, fOsmEpe2.1, whole genome shotgun sequence genome:
acacacaccatacacacacacgcctacacacactgctgcaggtgacacacacacaccatacacacacacgcctacacacactgctgcaggtgacacacacacaccatacacacacacctgcacactgttACAGgtgatacacacaccatacacacacacgcctacacacactgctgcaggtgacacacacacaccatacacacacacctgcacactgttACAGgtgatacacacaccatacacacacacgcctacacacactgctgcaggtgacacacacacacctgcacacacacatgcctacacacactgctgcaggtgacacacctgcacacacacacgcctacacacactgctgcaggtgacacacacacacctgcacacacacctgcacactgttACAGgtgatacacacaccatacacacagatgTAACTTTCAGTTCTCCTCCAGGAGCaggaggctgtgctgggagAACTGAagaagaggctggaggagggagagagggagagagagagggagagagagagagctcggaGGATAAGCAGTGATCTGGAACTGATCACCGCTCGCGAGGAGAagaccaggagagacctggaggtgaggagagcttctctctctcacacacacacacacacacaccatacacacagtcccctgtaagcagctgtgtgtgttgcagggggcccagcagagagtgaggagtctggaggacagcatagagacagagagagctgctCACCTGGAGACCAAGTTCAACTCTGAGatcatacaggtacacacacacacacacatctgtccgAGATGCATAGTTTTCAAGcttgacacgtgtgtgtgtgtgtgtgtgtagctgcgtcTCAGGGACCTGGAAGCAGCAGTGCAGGCGGAGTGTGTCGGCCAGCAGGAGGCGCTGTCCAGCCTGCAGcagctcagagacacacacacatccctcaccctggagagagacaggtacacacacacacatccctcaccctggagagagacaggtacacacacacacatccctcaccctggagagagacaggtacacacacacacatccctcaccctggagagagacaggtacacacacacacatccctcaccctggagagagacaggtacacacacacacaccctggagagagacaggtacacatccctcaccctggagagagacaggtacacactAGCCCGACCGATTTATTTGGCAGGCCGATATTATCGGTcgatattaggcattttccaaactatcggtatcagCATTTATAATGGCGGATAATtgattataaaaataaaatacaaaaacggACAAAACACCCTTCCACCATGTTGTGAGTGTTGGCGTTGCAGAGTCCCCTCCACCAGAGGGCACTGTCCCTGTTGGCAACACTAGTTTTGAGAACGCCACAAACCCTACAACCAGCTGATCCAGCCAGAGTCGGGCAGAGTGTTAGGGAAATCTGTTtatgttttgttacgcgtttcgggatgaaaataaataaatatacaaattaTATATATCGTCCGATATATCGGAATattggatttttaaatcaccaaatatatGTATcgatatcggccttaaaaatcctttatcggtcgggctctagtacacacacacacatccctcaccctgaagagagacagaccagTACAACtcacacaaatgtgtgtgtgtgtgtgtgcaggctgcaGAAGGAGGTCCACAGCTCCCAGGCTGAGctgctggaggagcagagactacacacacagctgctgtgttctgtggagaaggagaggagagacgcagCACAGCTGAGAGACCAGatcctggaggagcagagactacacacacacacacgcacacagctggacatggtaacacacacacacacgcacacagctggacatggtaacacacacacacacacacacgatggtaACACACATTGTATAGCAAATGTAAGTAAttgcaattgtgtgtgtgtgtgtgtcaggtagcCCGGAGGCTGCAGGAGCTGTATGAGAGCAgcgtgagagacacacagcagctgctGCACCAGCACACCTCAGACCAGCACACCTCAGACCAGCACACCTCAGACCAGCACACCTCAGCATCACTCTCCTCAGGTCTGCAACAGCACACCTCAGACCAGCACACCTCAGACCAGCACACCTCAGACCAGCACACCTCAGACCAGCACACCTCAGACCAGCACACCTCAGACCAGCACACCTCAGACCAGCACACCTCAGACCAGCACACCTCAGACCAGCACACCTCAGACCAGCACACCTCAGACCAGCACACCTCAGACCAGCACACCTCAGACCAGCACACCTCAGACCAGCACACCTCAGACCAGCACACCTCAGACCAGCACACCTCAGACCAGCACACCTCAGACCAGCACACCTCAGACCAGCACACCTCAGCATCACTCTCCTcaggtctgtctggctgtctgtttgGCAGCTGCTCATAcaggtgtagaggtgtgtgtgtgcctgctctgTCTATGTGTATgagtaacaggtgtgtgtgtgcctgctctgTCTATGTGTATgagtaacaggtgtgtgtgtgcctgctctgTCTATGTGTATgagtaacaggtgtgtgtgtgcctgctctgTCTATGTGTATgagtaacaggtgtgtgtgtgcctgctctgTCTATGTGTATgagtaacaggtgtgtgtgtgcctgctctgTCTATGTGTATgagtaacaggtgtgtgtgtgcctgctctgTCTATGTGTATgagtaacaggtgtgtgtgtgcctgctctgTCTATGTGTATgagtaacaggtgtgtgtgtgctgctctgtcTATGTGTATgagtaacaggtgtgtgtgtgcctgctctgTCTATGTGTATgagtaacaggtgtgtgtgtgctgctctgtctatgtgtgtgtaacatgtgtGTCATCAGTAGAGACAGGAGGAAAGCCCTCTGAACTGATGGACCTGCTGAAGACCACTCTGTCTACCTTCCAGCACACCCTGCAGCAGACTagagcacaggtacacacacacacactctcctacctACCAGCACTCCCTGCAGCAGACTAGAGCagaggcacacacgcactctcacacactcactcactcacatattCTGTATTAGATGATTgaaattaaatgtgtgtgtgtgtaggtccagGATCTGCTCCAGCAGAAAGAGTATAGCCAGCAGCTGATCTCAGAACACCACAGGAGGATAGAggtactgttacacacacacacacacccacacactgcacCTACCAACAGACTGTTACACtgacctttctctccctcccttcctctctgtgatCAGGAGTGTGGAGCgatgctggctggctgtcaaGAAGAGGTGGGACGTTTGCGATCTGAGTGTTCTGATTGGATGAGCCAGAGCCAGAAGGCCCAATCAGAACTCCAGGTGGCCCTGcagaccctggaggaggagagagagaggaggagggagagagagagggaggagagggagagagaagaggtgagggaggaggagagagagaggaaagaaatacagagggagaaggagagagagagggagaaagagagtgctgCAGGTGCACTGACCGAAGTTCAGAAGATCACAGAACTCTACGAGAGCGactcccaggtacacacacacgctgggagGGTCCTGTGTGTATCATTTCATTAAGAAGGAGTGATTTCATTATATCTCATCTGCTCTCACTGTGATCACATCTCCAGTACAACCACAGgtaacacaggtgtgtgtgtgcgtgtgtgtgtggtacggtgtgtgtgtgtgtgtgagcaggagaagctggccttcctcctctctctctaccagcgTCTCCTGGCCGGCTGTGTCCTCCTTCCTCACACGCACGGCATGCTGGGAAGCTTCTCCTGGGCGGAGCTCTGTGATGTCATACAGGAACACGTCGACACCCTGACCTCCGACCTCTCCCACGCCCACGACAGggtcagtgcatgtgtgtgtgtatggtttagaGCTCGACCGATAAACGATTTTTAAGgtcgataccgatacaaatatttggtgatcaGAAAAAGCCGATATGTAGGCcgatatattatttatttatttatttcttttaTCCAGAATCGCGTAACTGATTTCCCTATcattagttatttgtagtttacatttagtcatttttagcagaagctcttacagtaagtacagggacattcccccgaggcaagtagggtgaagtgcctttcccaaggacacaacgtcatttggcacagatgggaatcgaaccggcacccTTCTGATTTAatagccgattccctaaccgctcagccatctgataaTCTCCTGTTATTATTTATGAGTCCTCACTAGAATAATATGATAACATCAAAATATATTAaagttctgataaataaaatgtataaaaatacaaacttaagatatgaaacttagtcttttgaacaaaaacacaataaaacataaataataatattcatTTTGTCCATTATAAATGCGGATAACAATAGTTTGGAAAATATCTAATATATCTAATATCGGCCGATCATATCGGGCTGTAGTATGGTTATTCTTTATATTCACAATCTAAACAATCagacattctctctccccccctcccccaggtcagtCTGCTGGAGGGGGTTTGTGACAggaggagtgagtgtgtgcgtgagctgGAGCAGAGGCACAGGAGTGTGTTGGAGAccatgaaacagagagaggacacctggaacacacacacacacctgctggagcagaaacgcctcacacacaccgcccagatGCAGAACAAgatccaggtaacacacacaccacccagatGCAGAACACAAtctaggtaacacacacaccgccaagaTGCAGAACAAgatccaggtaacacacacacacaccacccagatGCAGAACACAATCTAGgtaacacccacacaccacaccatcatctcaccccctccctctctcccccaggtgtgtgtctcccaggtccaggccctgcaggagagagagtgttccCTGGAGCAGGAGCGCTCAGCCCTGCAGGGGGCCtgcctgctgctggggggggcccTGGGGCCCCTGCTGGAGCGCTGCCAcgccctctctctgctggtgcggggcctgggcaggggggcggggctggagggggaagtGCGCTCCCTGGTgcgggccctgggggaggaggggggtgcaggggggggagggagggggttgagggtgtggaggaggggggtgtgtgtggtgttggccgTGAACCGTATGTGGGCGCTGGGACGGAGGTCTAGGCTGCTGTTTAGACTGGCCacgccccctgtgtgtgtgagggggggggagatgggggagatgggggagggggggagggcaggggtgtgtgtgaggtggctcCGCAGCCAGCATCTCTCCTCAGACATCCTGGAGGCCATGACACCACTGCAGGAGGCCCTggtacacacaggtaacacacacacaggtaacacacacacacaggtaacacacacacacaggtaacacacacacacaggtaacatacacacaggtaacacacacacacaggtaacacacacacaggtaacacacaccggtaacacacacacacacaggtaacacacacacacaggtaacacacacacaggtaacacacacacacaggtaacacacacaggtaacacacacacacacaggtaacacacacacactgtcaagttTTACAAGAAGTTGAACTTCTTGTtcattcttcctccccctcccccacagactcctcccccccagacgTTCTGTCTGCGGCCCGCAGCAGTATGTCCcgcctcctgcacctcctgctCCACCAATCAGATGCCAGCTCCAGCCTCCCTTCCTGTGGAGGAGACAAGTGTTCCCTAGCTAGCAGACTGGGCCGAGGCCTGGTCCAGCTCAACACCAGAGAACACAgcagccaggtgtgtgtgtgttacctgtgtgtgtgtgtgttacctgtgtgtgttacctgtgtgtgtgttacctgtgtgtgtgttacctgtgtgtgtgttacctgtgtgtgtgtgtgtgtcaccattcGACTTCACAAAGTGCATCATTCTTAACCCAGTCTATCCCATAATGCATCAGTCCTTAGTGGCCACACTGCAACAGCACTTCCTGGTTTTCACCCAACGGCTGCACTCGGCTGAGGTGGAGAGGCGGGGCCTGCGGCTGGAGGTGGCCTGTCTGAGGCAGGCGGGGCAGAGCTCTGCCCCCTGCTGTCAGGACCCCAAAGACCAGGTGAGCTGTCCTCTCTGCTGCCTGACTACAGGACATAcattaaaatacatatttttttcaacctttcaaagtAAAGTATTTTAGTAAAAATTAATTTTAGGTCCCAAAAAAATGTTTGTGTGCAAATTATGGTGGACaatatttttcaacctttctaaaatttctttagaaactttttagcaaaaatatattttggttCAATCTAACCTTTCGTTTGGCAAAATATGGTGGAGaatatttttcaacctttctatACTTTTTTTGGGGTTCTATCAACCATTTTTTCCACAAATTatggaaaatatattttatttctttttttttctttttttttcttgttgcctgctgtcttgctccatggtagctttgtAGACTAGCTTACAtttgttgtgcgtgatagccaggaaatgaaaaaaggcgcGCAATGACAATAAATGTATTGATCAAAGCAACAAACCTGGCTTTGAGTACAGAtataaggagtgaaagtaaaacatAAATCTACTAAGttcagtaacaaagtatttgtacttcccATTTCTGCTCACAAGcgaaacataaaaaaatattttactgGGCCCCATGACTTCACATGCTTTAGGATAgaaaaccctgtgtgtgtgtgtgtgtgtgcctgctgtgtgtgtgtgtgtgtgtgtgtgcagggcccgGCAGAGCGTttccagagggtgtgtgtggagttgagGAAGGCTCTGGACAGAGAGCACACAGCCCAGAAACTGTTGCAGGAGCagagccaggtacacacacacacacacacacacacctcccagactgtccaggtacacacacacacacacacacacacatacctcccagactgtccaggtacacacacgcacacacctcctaGACtgtccaggcacacacacacctcccagactgtccaggtacacacacactctctctacctctctctgtctctctcatatctctgtctctcccccccccccccctctccagagtCTAGCGGAAGCGAAGCGGGAAGTCCGTCGTAAGGAGCAGTCGCTGAGGATTCTGGGTAAGCACCTGTCAGCGctgcagcaggagaggaggagcctggAGGATGCACTGCACTCTGCTGCCAggtacacaccatacacacacttcatcaacacacacaagcacagacctcacacacacaccactactgtgtatgatgtgtgtgtgtgtgtgtgtgcaggagtcaGGACTCCCTGGTCAGCTACATGAggacagcagagagcagctacagagaggtTGGTCACCCTGTCACACCTaccgtctgtctgcatgtctgtctgtctgtctgtctgcatgtctgtctgcatgcatgtctgcatgcatgtctgtctgcatgtctgtctgtctgcatgtctgtgagtgtgtgtcatcaTGGAGAATTTCCCTGGAATAAAGGGATTTTTATTACAAATTTCTTGTCAACTTTCGTAAGATTGTATGATCTCTTACTTTGTATGTTAGAAGGACGGTTAGCTATGGTTGGCTTGTCAGGGTTCTGTTGCTCTAGGTGACGAGTTACCCCTGGTTACCATCTCATCCTTCATCCAACCATCACGGCTCCTCCTACTTCTTGTCTGTCAGTCatactcctcctcctttccccctcctgaTAGGCCAGGGATAGTATCCTCCAATCACAGGGCTCTTTAGTGAGCAAGGACCGCCCCCTCCTGCTACCCCGGATGCATCTGGAGCCGGCGGGAACAGACAGGATTATGGGAGGACAACATGTGGTGGCCTGCCAGGTACggatgcaccccccccccacacacacacacacacacacaccacacacacacacacaccctcactcactcctaaccccaccccctctctctgttctcagaGCCTATTGGCTACCTTCTCTGAGCTGTGGCAGGCAGCCTGCTCCAGGATTGGTGcgttggaacaggaagtgtccgCCCAGAAGCAGCATGTCTCCGCCCTCAGGGCGGAGCTTAAGGACGCCTGCCTCAGAGAGAGCCTGGCCCTCGTCCCCgtaagatgacatcatcaccaCATGCTTTCACACTCCAGCGGCATGTGAAGGAGCCTGTACTCATGTTGTGATGACACCGTGTCacctgacatgcacacacacccctcacacacacacacacccctcactcccacacacacacacacacacacccctcccacacacacactcctctacagGGGTGGTAGAGATGAGAGCAGATCACTGTGACAGAGAGCATCTGTTCTGAACTGATACATTTCTCATCAACAAGCAAACACACTTATTCATCTGACTACTACTGtagccttccacacacacacacacacattcagctaCTGCAGGCTTAGAAGCCTTAAAGGGATGTCAGTCGTGGTCAGGTCTAATTTGGACACTCTAAACAGGACCTTGAAAATATGGAGACACCTATTGAaatcatcccttcatccctgctcctgtcctctctAAGCTCTGATCAGGCCTGTATAgtggcctgtctcccccctctccccctgtctcccctcttcctcccttgcATGGTGGCGTAGGAACAGACTGATCATGTTGAagaagtgagggatggaggaataaTGTGTTAGCATGTttcgt
This genomic interval carries:
- the LOC134009883 gene encoding coiled-coil domain-containing protein 171-like — encoded protein: MWALGRRSRLLFRLATPPVCVRGGEMGEMGEGGRAGVCVRWLRSQHLSSDILEAMTPLQEALVHTDSSPPDVLSAARSSMSRLLHLLLHQSDASSSLPSCGGDKCSLASRLGRGLVQLNTREHSSQSLVATLQQHFLVFTQRLHSAEVERRGLRLEVACLRQAGQSSAPCCQDPKDQGPAERFQRVCVELRKALDREHTAQKLLQEQSQSLAEAKREVRRKEQSLRILGKHLSALQQERRSLEDALHSAARSQDSLVSYMRTAESSYREARDSILQSQGSLVSKDRPLLLPRMHLEPAGTDRIMGGQHVVACQSLLATFSELWQAACSRIGALEQEVSAQKQHVSALRAELKDACLRESLALVPVAEPRSPDPASVLLRGPPSSLPPRAAKGPKKHPKKSRTGTPRL
- the LOC134010064 gene encoding coiled-coil domain-containing protein 171-like, which gives rise to MPTEEPVSSDRRRTHNRDQPRRKHSGLPKSPSLRATHPRAAVSSATTADDEINRVKEVVPPCEACEAGTQALRWRVAKLEQEKLDMVSTHNQEVSGQQAGQARLRAKLERGEEHLQELQYQLALTRREAASSHHHTSTLTSNLTSLTTQKQLLQERAAELHQSVCNLQKALEISRQAWEEDQHALQQDLEERDQLVLNASAENTHLTAENTRLHTLLQEQEAVLGELKKRLEEGERERERERERARRISSDLELITAREEKTRRDLEGAQQRVRSLEDSIETERAAHLETKFNSEIIQLRLRDLEAAVQAECVGQQEALSSLQQLRDTHTSLTLERDRLQKEVHSSQAELLEEQRLHTQLLCSVEKERRDAAQLRDQILEEQRLHTHTRTQLDMVARRLQELYESSVRDTQQLLHQHTSDQHTSDQHTSDQHTSASLSSGVSSVETGGKPSELMDLLKTTLSTFQHTLQQTRAQVQDLLQQKEYSQQLISEHHRRIEECGAMLAGCQEEVGRLRSECSDWMSQSQKAQSELQVALQTLEEERERRREREREEREREEVREEERERKEIQREKEREREKESAAGALTEVQKITELYESDSQEKLAFLLSLYQRLLAGCVLLPHTHGMLGSFSWAELCDVIQEHVDTLTSDLSHAHDRVSLLEGVCDRRSECVRELEQRHRSVLETMKQREDTWNTHTHLLEQKRLTHTAQMQNKIQVCVSQVQALQERECSLEQERSALQGACLLLGGALGPLLERCHALSLLVRGGCVWCWP